The DNA sequence TGGTCGGCGGCCGACTGCAGAGCCTGGTCGGCCAGCGCGGCGCCACGCTGGAGGCGCTCCAGGAGCTGGCCCGGCTGGCGGTGTTCCGGCAGACCGGCACGCCGAGCCGCCTGCTGCTGGACGTCGGCGGCTACCGGGCCGCCCGGCGCAAGGAACTGGCCGCGGTCGCCAAGAACGCGGTCGAGAAGGTCAAGGAGCACGGCGAGCCGGTGCGCCTGGAGCCGATGTCGGCGTTCGAGCGCAAGTGCGTACACGACGTGGTCAACGCGATGAGCGGTGTGGAGAGCGAGTCCGAAGGCGTGGAGCCGAACCGCCGCATCGTCGTCCGCCCGGTTGCGGACTGAGGTCAGTGACCTCCGACGACACGACGGCGGACGCCGTGGCCGGCCCGGGTGGTACGCCACCCGGGCCGCCGGCTGTGCGGCCCGACGCGACTCCCGACCCGTTCCGCTCCGACGAGGGCCGGCCGGCCGATCCCGAGTTCTCCGGCGAACCCGCACCGGTGGGCGGTGCCGAGCCCGCCGCCACCGAGGTGACACCGGCCTTCTCCGGTGAGCCGCCGGCGGAGGCCGAGCCGGCCGGTTCCGACGCTCCGGCCGGGACGGTCGACCCGATCTTCGCTGAGCCGGACGTGGTGGCGGTTCCGGCCTTCGCGGAGCCGGCGGCCGTGCCCGAGCCGTCCACGACGCACGGCCCCGTCGCGGGCACCGCGCCCGACCCGGCCGACGCGACGTTGCCGCCGGAGCTGGCGGAAGCCGCGCGTGCGCTCTTCGGTGACCGGCTCGACCTCGCCGCCGCGTACGCCGAACTGCTGGCCACCGAGGGCGTGCTCCGGGGCCTGATCGGGCCCCGCGAGACGCCCCGGCTGTGGGACCGGCACCTGCTCAACTGCGCCGTGGTGGCGGAGCGGATCCCGGAGGGCGCCAGCGTGATCGACGTCGGCTCCGGGGCCGGGCTGCCCGGCCTGGTGCTGGCGATCGCCCGCCCGGATCTCACCGTGACCCTGGTCGAGCCGCTCGCGCGGCGGGTCGCCTTCCTGGTCGAGGCGGTGCAGCGGCTCGGTCTGACCAGGTCCGTCCGGGTGTTCCGTGGGCGGGCCGACGAGGCGGCGGCCGGTTCTCGCGACCGCGAGCCGCTCTCCGCCGACATCGTCACCGCGCGCGCCGTTGCCCCGCTGGACCGGCTCGCCGGCTGGTGCCTGCCGCTGATGGCTCCGGGTGGCCGGCTGCTGGCGCTCAAGGGCGCGTCCGCCGCCGAGGAGATCACCGAGCACGCCGACGCGGTGGCCCGTCTCGGTGGTGGGGAGCCCACGCTGCACCGGTGCGGGACCGGGATGATCGAGCCGGCGGCAACGGTGGTCGAGGTGGTCCGGGAACGGGTGGTCAACCCGAAGAAGGCGAAGGGGCCGAAACGCTCGCGCGGCGGTCGTCGACGCGGCGACCGGAATCGGGATCGCTGAGCGGGCAAGGCTTTCCGGACGTCCGGCCGGTCGTTGGACCCCAGGGGGCGTGACCGGATCGATCACAACCCGACATGGACCCACCACGCCCGTCGGCCGTAGGCTGACCGCGCGTCGATAGTGTGGAGCGGCGGTGCCGGGCGGCACCCGACCCGACCGTTCCGCCAGCCGGTGACGCCGCGCACAGCGGAGACCCGATCGACGGTGCGGACCGACCATCCGGAGCGGGTAGGGATGACAGGTGCATGACGACGGCAGGTACGACGATCCACGGCTGACCGGTTCCGGGGGGCGAGCCCCGGACGGTTCCGTTTCACGTGAAACCAGCTACCAGGAGTGGGCGGTGAACGATCCCCGTGACGCGTCGCCGCATCACCCCGTCGACCCGGTCCACCGGCCGGATGCATCGGCGACGGGAGCCGTCCGGCCGGTCTCGTCCGCGCCGGCCAACGTCCCGCCGGCCCGCGAACCGCACGACCCGAGCGACGGGCCGGTGAACGCCCCGTCCCCCCGGCCGGCGTCGGCACGGGCGAACGCCGCGATCCCCGCCCGCTACGAACCACAACCGCCGGTCTCCGCCGTACCGCACCAACCTGCCACCGCCGCGGCACCGGCCGACACGCCACCGGTCGCCGGATACGAGGATGAGGCGGCGGCCAACACGTACGTTTCACGTGAAACCCCGACGCGCGAAGAGGATGACCCACCGTTGGCTATGGAGGCGATGCGCGCCGTGCAGATCCTGAATCCCAGTGGCGAGGTCAACATGCCCCGCCCCGACCGGACCCGGGTGATGTGCGTCGCCAACCAGAAGGGTGGCGTGGGCAAGACCACCACCACCGTGAACCTGGCGGTGGCGCTCGCGCTGCACGGCAACCGCGTGCTCGTGGTCGACCTCGACCCGCAGGGCAACGCGTCCACCGGGCTGAACGTGCCGCACCACACCGGTGTCCCGGACGTCTACGACTGCCTCATCGACAGCGTGCCGCTGGAAGAGGTGGCCCAGGCGGTCGAGGGCATCCCCAACCTGTGGTGCGTGCCGGCGACCATCGACCTGGCCGGCGCCGAGATCGAGCTGGTCTCGGTGGTCGCCCGGGAGTCCCGCCTGTCGCGCGCCATCGAAGCGTACCCGGGCCACTTCGACTACGTCTTCATCGACTGCCCGCCCTCGCTCGGCCTGCTGACCGTCAACGCGTTGGTGGCCGCGCAGGAGGTGCTGATTCCCATCCAGTGCGAGTACTACGCGCTGGAGGGCCTCAACCAGCTGATCAACAACATCAACCTGGTACGCCAGCACCTCAACCCGAAGCTCGACGTCTCCACCATCCTGTTGACCATGTACGACCGGCGTACCCGGCTGGCCGACGCGGTGGAGCAGGACGTCCGGAACCACTTCGGGGACAAGGTGCTCCAGGCCGTCATCCCCCGGAACGTGCGTGTCTCCGAGGCACCGAGCTACGGCCAGTCGGTCATGACCTACGATCCCGGTTCGCGGGGTGCCACGAGCTACTTCGAGGCCGCCCAGGAGATCGCTGAACGAGGGGTCAAGGAGCCGGTGAGCCGGAATGCGTAGTGCGGAGATGTCGCTGGGAGGCGTCGCATGAAGAACCGTCCCCGCGGCGGTCTGGGCCGAGGACTCGGTGCCCTCATCCCGACCGGGCCGGCACCGGGTGCCGCGCCGCCGGAGGTCGATGAGGCACCCGTCCCGACGGTGGCCACCCCGGCTCCTCCCGTCGCGGACCCGCCCCCTGCCGTGACCGGTGCGCTCGCCGGCCGCGCGGTGCCGGCCGCCGAACCGGAGTTCGAGCTGAGCCCGGTGCCCGGCGCCCGCTTCGCCGAGATCCCGGTCGACTCCATCGTGCCGAACCCGAAGCAGCCCCGGCACGTCTTCGACGAGGAGGCGCTGGAGGAACTGAAGACCTCCATCCAGGAGGTCGGCTTCCTCCAGCCGATCGTCGTCCGGCAACTCGACGACGAGAAGTACGAACTCGTCATGGGTGAGCGGCGCTGGCGCGCCGCCCAGGCGGTCGGCCGGGAGAGCATTCCCGCCATCGTCCGGGAGACCAAGGACGACGCGATGCTCCGGGACGCGCTGCTGGAGAACATCCACCGCGCCAACCTGAACCCGCTCGAAGAGGCGGCGGCCTACCAGCAGTTGCTGGAAGAGTTCGGTGCCACCCACGAGGAGTTGGCACGCCGGATCGGCCGCAGCCGACCGCAGATCTCCAACACCATCCGGCTGATGAATCTCCCCGGAGCCGTACAGCGGCGGGTCGCCGCCGGAGTGCTCTCCGCCGGCCATGCGCGGGCACTGCTCAGCCTCGATGACAGTGAGGCCCAGGAGAAGCTCGCCACGCGCATCGTCGCCGAGGGCATATCCGTACGCGGCACCGAGGAGTTGGTGGCTCTGGCGCTCGCTGAGGGGCCGGCGAAGCCCCCTGCGGCCAAGCGCCGGACCAAGGCGCACGCCCCCGCGCTCTCCGACCTCGCCGACCGGCTCTCCGACCGGTTCGACACGCGCGTGAAGGTCGACATCGGCCGGAGCAAAGGCAAGATCACCATCGAGTTCGCGACCGTCGACGATCTGGAGCGGATCGTCGGCATCATCGGGGTGCCCCAGGAGGACCAGCCCGAGGAGTGAGTCTCTGCTCGACATCCGGCCGCATCTCCGTCGAGGGGTGCGGCCGGTGGCGTTCCGGCTCAGGCCCGATCCGCAGCGGGCCCGCCGGCGTCGATACCGCACCCGCCCGAGGTTCGCCAGCGCACCGCCGGCATGGCCGACCGCCGACCGCCAGCTACCGCGCGGAAATGAGCCGGGCCGCACCGGGCCGGGCCGCGCCGGGCCGGATCGCGCCGGGCCGGATCGCGCCGGGCCGGATCGCGCCGGACCGGATCGCGCCGGACCGGACCGCGCCGGACCGGACCGCGCCGGACCGGACCGCGCCGGACCGGACCGCGCCGGACCGGACCGCGCCGGACCGGACCGCGCCGGGCGAGGGCGAGGGCGAGCCGGGGCGTCTCCTTGCAGTGTGAAACGACAGAGCTTGGCGGCAGCGCGGTTTCACGTGAAACCGGCCCGGCCAGCGGGAGCAGGGCCGGGTGACGTCGGGGTTTGCTTGTCCCCGGTCAGGACGAGCGGGGCACCGACGACGAGCACGACGGCGGCGGCTGTGGCCTGCCGGCGAGTGCGGCGTCCTCGTCCGCCGCATCCGAGTGAGCCGTGGCGTCGGCGGGCTCGTCTGCCAAAGGTCGCACGGCCGTCCCCTCTCCTGAGGAAGGCGGCCTGGTGCGCTGCCGCGAGTAGACGCAACGGTGTGCTGCCGAGGAAGAGATCCCGAGCGCCACCAGAATCCATCCGATCGACCGGCGGACCAGCTGTGGCTGGAAACCAGCCGCCCCGGATCGCGGGGTCGACCGCGAGCCGGGCCTCGTTCCGGAACCGCCGCCTGGCGGTGAAGGCGTGCGCGGTGAAAAGACCGGAGCCCCGGACACCGTTCCCATTTCATGCCTGATCGGAGGCATGACAACCGACCGGAGCGCCCGATCGCGGAGCACAGCCGACGCGCCGAACCCGGGCCGGCGTCGATGACGACGTGGGACGGGCACCCGAGAGGTGCGGCCCCGCTTCGCACCGACACGATGAGACCGGAGCCGGCAGCGCGCTTCGGTACGACCGTGAGATGACGGTGGCGGGTACGCGTCACGTGTGGAGGCGGCGAGACAAGCATGGGGTCGTTCAACCGCACGGTCCTACCGGGCACCGTTGCGACGCCCGGAGCGGCCACGCAATGAGCCGTCGCAACGGAGAGCACTCGCCGAGGGCAGGGACCGCCGGCCTGGCGTCGTGTGGACCCGGAGTGAGCCCCGCCGCCGGACGGTGCCGAACCCGGATGCGCATCAGCGGGCGCACCGCATCGGAGGGCTGGGACGCCGGCGCCGCTCAGAGAGGGCTAGTCGAGTCCAACCGCACGAGTCGGCACGTCGGCCTCGGGGGAGGCGGACGTCCGTGCCCATGAAGCCGCCAGCCTCGTTTCACGTGAAACCGAACGCCCCCGCCCGACGGACAGCCTCTCTCTGGGCGACACCGCGCCACGAGCCCAGGAATCACGGAGCGCTCCGTTTCACGTGAAACGGGGTCGGCGGGGCAGAGAGTCAGGGGGTCGCCCGGACCGCTACGGCGAGGCCGTCCGCTCGTTGTAAGGAAGGGTCGACGGAGACGTCGCGTCGCAATAGTTATCCACAGCGGTTGTCCACAGGCTCACTCCGTTTCACGTGAAACAAAACCCGGAAACCCTTGCTGAGCTGTGGATGACGCGCTGTGGTGGTGATCTCGGCGGCCTGTGGACAACGTGGTGGACAACATGCTGTGGAGGGCCGGAGCGGGCTCGACCCCGGGTGGAACGGGGCGAAGGCTCCGGTGGGAACGGGGAGGGACAGGCGTCGCCAACTCCGTTAGGGTCAGCGTCGTGCAGGACACCCCTCCCTCAGTCCCGGACTTCACCCAGTGGCCTTCCTTCCCCTTCGAGGGCGATCTCCGCGTCAAGCAGCTCGACGATCCCGTACCGGTCGAACCTCCCCGTCGGGGCGAGGAGGACCGGGAGTGCACCGCGTGCAACGCCCCTGACGAGGCGTACATCTGGGTCGGTGAGCGGTGGCGGGTCCGCACCATGGACCGGCCCACCGGCCTGCCGATGGTCCTGATCCTGGAGTCCCGCTCCCACCTGGACCTCGGAGACCTGCCGAATCTGCTCGCCGCCGAGCTGGGGGTGATGACCGTGCGCCTGGAACGGGCCATCCGCTCGTTGGACGGGGTCGCCCGGGTGCACGTCAACCGCTGGGGCGACGGGTCGGCACACCTGCACATGTGGTTCCTGGCCCGGCCCTACGGGCGACTTCAACTGCGGGGCACGTTCCTGTCCCTGTGGGACTCGATCCTGCCGCCGATCTCCGAGGAGCAGTGGCGGGAGAACCTCGCCATGGTGGCCGCGTGGCTCGCCGAGTTCGGTGGCCGGCCGCTCGCCGAGCCGCCGCGCATCCGGTGGCAGGCGCCGTCGAGTCTCTCCTCGCCGTCGCCGGTGAGCAAGGTCGAGGAGCCCGACGAGGAGACCGCGTCGGTGATCGAGGCGGCGGACGAGATCCCCGAGGCGGAGCCGGCCGATAACGCCGACGGGACCGCGCCGAGCCCCGCGACCGACGAGACGCCCGCGCACACCCCGACCGGCGAGCACCGCGACGGAGGTGGCGAGCCCGCGACCGACGAGGCCGCTCCCACGGCTGGCGACGGCGGCGGGGAGTCGGCCACGGGCCCGGCCGGGTCGAGCCGGGAATGAGGGTGGGCGTACCGGAGTGCGCCGGCTGAGTCAGCTCAGCGGCGGCGGGTGGCGGCCCGGCCCACGAGCGCGCCCAGGACGCGGCCGAAGTCGAGCCCGGCCGCCTGGATCGCCAGCGGCAGCAGCGAGGTTTCCGTCATGCCGGGCGAGACGTTGACCTCCAACACGTGCGGCCGGCCCTCCGCGTCGACGATCAGGTCGACGCGGGACACGTCCCGCAGGCCGAGCGCCGTGTGCGCGGCGAGCGCCACGTCGGTCACCTGCGCGGTCGTGGCGGCGTCGAGCCGGGCGGGCGCGTGCCAGGTGGTGCGCCCCGCCGTGTAGCGGGCCGCGTAGTCGTAGACCCCGTTGCGGGGCACGATCTCGACCGGAGGCAGGGCCTGCGGGCCGTCGCCCAGGTCGAGCACGGACACCGCCACGTCCATTCCGGCCACGTAGCGCTCCACCAGCGCCGTCTGGTCGTACGCGAAACAGCCGACCATCGCGGCCGGCAGCGACGCGGCATCCCGGACCACGGCGGCGCCCAGTCCGGAACCGCCCTGCGCCGGCTTGACCATCAACGGCAGCCCGAGGCGGTCGACGATCCGGTCCAGGACGGCGACCGCGCCCAGCTCGGAGAAGCGGTCGTGCGGCAGCGCCACCCAGTCGGGCGTGGGAATGCCGGCCTCGCGCAGGACGGCCTTGGCGGACGGCTTGTCCCAGGCCAGCCGGGAGGAGCGGGCGTCGCAGCCGACGTAGGGCACGTCACAGAGGTCGAGCACGCCGCGCAGGGAGCCGTCCTCGCCGGTGGCGCCGTGCAGGGCGATCACCACCGCGTCCGGCGGGTCGGCGGCCAGCGCGGGCAGCAGCGCGACGTCGGCGTCCCGCAGCTCCGCCTGCACGCCGACCGCGCGCAGCGCGTCGAGCACCCGACGACCGGACCGGAGGGAGACGTCCCGCTCGTAGGAGAGGCCGCCGGCGAGCACGAGCACGTGCAGCTCGTCGCCGGAGGATCCGGTCACAGGTGTCGGTGCGGCAGGGGTGACGGCCATGCGGGCATCATGCCAAGTCGGGACCGGGCGCGTCGGAGCCGCCCTGGCGTCGGCGCGGTCCGGCGCTGCCGACCGCCCCGAAGACCTTCCGCATGGCGAGCTCCTGCTCCATCACGCCGGCCAGCCGGCGCACGCCCTCCCGGATCCGCTCCGGCGGGGGGAAGGAGAAGTTGAGCCGCATGTTTCCGGTGCCCGTCCCGTCGGCGTAGAAGCCGGTGCCCGGCACGTACGCGACCCGGGCGGCGACGGCCCGCGGCATCATCGCCTTGGCGTCGAGCCCGTCCGGCAGGGTGGCCCACACGAAGAGACCACCGGTCGGGGTGGTCCAGGTGGTTCCCTCGGGCATCAGGTCGGCCAGCGCGTCGAGCAGCGCGTCCCGACGCTCGCGGTAGACCTCCCGGTAGATCTTGAGTTGCTCCCGCCACGGCATGGTGCCGAGGTACGTCGAGACGGCGGCCTGTGCGTAGGCGCTGGGGCAGAGGATCTGCGCCTCGCTGGCGATGACCAGCTTGTCGCGCACCGCGTGCGGGGCGAGGATCCAGCCCACCCGCAGCCCGGGGGCGAACGTCTTGGAGAACGTGCTCAGGTAGAAGACGCCGTCACGCCGGCGGGCCCGCAGCGGCGCCGGCGCCTCGCCCTCGAAACCGAGCTGACCGTACGGGTCGTCCTCCACCACCAGCAGCCCGGCGCGCTCGCAGATGTCGAGCACCCGTTCGCGCCGCTCCTCGCTCAACGTCACGCCGGCCGGGTTCTGGTAGGTCGGGATGGTGTAGAGGAACTTCACCCGCCGGCCGGCCCGGGCCAGGTCGGCGATCGCCACCTCCAGCGCCTCCGGGATGAGGCCCTGGTCGTCCATCGGCACGTGGGTCACCTGCGCCTGGGCGGCCTGGAACACCCCGAGCGCGCCGACGTACGTCGGGCCCTCGGCGAGCACCACGTCACCCGGGTCCAGGAAGAGACGGGCCACCAGGTCGAGCGCCTGCTGCCCGCCGACGGTCACCACCACGTCCTCCGGGGAGGCGCCGCAGGACGCGTCGATCCCGGAGAGCGCCATCACCTCGCAGATCCGCTCGCGCAGCTCCAGGGTCCCCTGGCCGATGCCGTACTGGAGGGTGGTGGCGCCGTGCTCGGCGCCGAGCCGGCCGAGCATCTCGCCCACCGCGTCGAGCGGCAGCGCGGCGATGTAGGGCGCCCCGCCGGCGAGCGAGACGACCTCCGGCCGGCTGGCCACCGCGAAGAGTGCCCGGATCTCGGAGGCGGTCATCCCCCGCACACGCCGGGCGTACCGGTCGGTGTAGTCGTCGAGCGTCGTGCCGGTCATGACATCACCTCGATCGGGTGTCGGCGGGGCTGCCGCCCGGTGTGGTACCCGCGATGCCGGCATCCAATGGCGGCGCGCGGCCGATTGGTCGATCGTAGTCCCTGGTGACCGGCGCGGAACCCGCCGTGTGGACACGTCCACATCCCGGACCGCCGGTCCGTCGCCCGGGTGGGCGTTCGCGCGTCCCCTCCCGCACCGGCGGGCGGAAGCGTACGATCGCTCGTCGGGAGCAGGAGGCGGCGGGACACCGCGGTGACCGACGTTCCGAGACTGTTGGTGGGGTGCGCTCATGTCGCGACGTCTGGTCAGCCTGACGCTTGACACCCTGGAGGACCTTCCCCGATCCTGCCGGCGGTGCGTCTACTGGGAGCTGGATCCCGTCTCCGCCGAGCGGGCCTGCGCGGCCGGCGATCCCGGCCTGGAGAAGGAGGCCTGGGTCTCCCAGACGCTGCTGGAGTGGGGCTCCTGCGGCAAGTTGGTCTACGTCGACGGCATGCCGGCCGGTTTCGTCATGTACGCCCCGCCGGCGTACGTCCCGCGTTCGATGGCGTTTCCGACCTCGCCGGTCTCGGCGGACGCGGCGCTGCTGATGACCGCGCACGTGGTGCCCGCGTTCGCCGACGGCGGCCTGGGCCGGATGCTGGTGCAGGGCGTGGCCCGGGATCTCACCAAGCGCGGCATCAAGGCGATCGAGGCGTTCGGCGACGCCAAGTTCGGCGACGAGCCGGACGGTCCGGCCTCGGCCTGCGTCGCGCCGGCCGACTTCTTCCTCTCGGTGGGCTTCAAGACGGTCCGCCCGCACCCCCGCTACCCGCGCCTGCGGCTGGAGCTGCGCACCGCGTTGAGCTGGAAGTCCGACGTCGAGTACGCGTTGGAGAAGCTGCTGGGCTCGATGAGCCCGGAGACGCTGCTGCGCCCGGTGCGGCCGGCGCCGGCCACCCGTTCGACGAGCTGACCGGCTCAGTCGACCACGGTGCCGGCGGCCACGATCGCCCGCAGCTCGCTCACGTCGATCGAGCCGGTCGGCACGTCCCGCTCGATCGGCAGGTACATCCGTTGCACCCCGGCCACGATCGCCTCGACCACCCGGTCGCGGAAGCGCGGGTCGATCAGCCGGCCGCGGTCGGCGGGGGAGGTCAGGTAGCCCACCTCGACGCGGACCGCGGGCATCCGGGTGAGCCGCAGCAGGTCCCACGCCTTGGCGTGGGTGCGGCAGTCGCGCAGCCCGGTGCGGGCCACGATCTCCCGCTGCACCAGCCCGGCCAGGCGCTCCCCGGTGGCCGAGGTGACGCCGTTGTCGGTGCCGTAGTGGTAGGTGGCGACGCCGTCGGCCTCCGGGTTGGCGTGCCCGTCGGTGTGCAGCGAGATGAACACGTCCGCGCCGAGCGAGTTGGCGAGCTGGGCCCGGTCCGCGTCCGGCAGGCAGGTCGGGGACGACGGGCCCCGGGTCAGCTGCACCCGTACGCCGGCCGCCGCGAGCCGTCCCTCCAGCCGGCTGGCGAGGTCGTGCACGAGGTCCGCCTCGCTCCAGCGCAGCGAGCCGTCGGGCACCACCACGCCGGGGTCGGTGCCGCCGTGCCCCGGGTCGATCACCACGGTCCGGCCGACCAGCGTCGGCCCGGCCTGGCGGATCGCGTCGGACTCGCGCAACCACTGCGGGCGCCCGCCGACGACCTTGCGGCCGAGCCGGCGCAGCGCGTTGACGGTGTGCGGGCCGCAGGCGCCGTCCGGCTTCAACCCCATCTCGCGCTGGAACTGGGCCACCGCGCGGGAGGTGCGGATGCCGTAGATGGCGTCGGCGCGGCCCACGTCGTACCCCATCTCCAACAGGCGTTCCTGAAGTGACCGGACGTCCTCGCCGGTGAGCGGTTCGGGCACCGCGTGGTAGAGCGCGCGGGCGCCGAACCGCCAGCGGGCCGCGTCCAGCGCCCGCCAGGTCTCCGCGCCCACCCGCCCGTCGACGCTGAGGCCGCGGGACTGCTGGAAGGCGCGGACCGCGCGTTCCGTCGCGGCGTCGTAGTCGTCGGCGCGACCGTCGGTGGGCAGAAGTTCCAGGCCGGCGAGCACGGTACGGATCTCGGCCACCGCGGGGCCCCGGTCACCGGGTCGGATCGGACGCACGACGACCCCCCTCTGCACGGACGCTGGCGGAGGCGGAAACTCCGACGGACGCCTACGGAGCGTACCGTGACCGGTTACCCACCGGGCTCAGGTTCGCGCAGGTCAGGAACGTCGGAGCCCCCGACACCCGGGCGGGGTGACGGGGGCTCCGACGGTGTCGGGTCGGGTCAGAGCGCCGACTGGATGAGCTTGACCAGCTCGCCCTTCGGCTTGGCGCCGGCGATCGACTGCACCGGCTCGCCGTTCTTGAAGACGGTCAGCGTCGGCACGGACATCACCCGGTAGGCGCGCGCCGTCTCGGGGTTCTCGTCGATGTTGAGCTTGACGATGGTGACCTGGTCACTCATCTCGCCCGCGATCTCCTCCAGCAGCGGCGAGACCTTGCGGCACGGACCGCACCACTCCGCCCAGAAGTCGACCAGAACCGGCTTGTCGGACTTCAGCACGTCGCTCGCGAAGCTCGCGTCCGTGACCGCCTTGGTGGCTCCCACTATGAACCCCTCCTCCTCGTGAAAATTCTCAGCCCTGCAGGGTGGCGATGAACCGCTCGGCGTCCAGCGCTGCCGCACATCCGGTGCCGGCCGCGGTGATGGCCTGCCGGTACGTGTGGTCGACCACGTCGCCGGCGGCGAACACGCCCGGCACGCTGGTGCGGGTGCTCGGCGCCTGCACCTTCACGTAACCCTCGTCGTCCAGCTCCACCTGGTCGCGGAACAGTTCGCTGCGCGGGTCGTGGCCGATCGCCACGAACACGCCGGTCACGTCGAGCACCTTGGTCTGGCCGGTGTGCACGTCGCGCACCCGTACGCCGCTGACCTTGCCGTCGTCGCCGAGGATCTCCTCGACCGTGGTGTTCCACTCCACCTTGATCTTCTCGTTGCCCAGCGCCCGCTCCGCCATGATCTTGCTGGCCCGGAACGAGTCGCGGCGGTGGATGATCGTCACCGACTCGGCGAAGCGGGTGAGGAAGCTCGCCTCCTCCATCGCCGAGTCGCCGCCGCCGACCACCACGATGTGCTGGTTACGGAAGAAGAAGCCGTCACAGGTGGCGCAGGACGACACACCGTGGCCGAGGTATTCCTGCTCGCCCGGCACGCCCAGCGGACGCCAGGCCGAGCCGGTGGAGAGGATGACGGCGCGGGCC is a window from the Micromonospora sp. DSM 45708 genome containing:
- the trxB gene encoding thioredoxin-disulfide reductase, which codes for MDEVRNLIIIGSGPAGYTAAVYAARANLKPLIIEGVQSGGALMTTTEVENFPGFADGILGPELMDNMRKQAERFGAEFLTDDVTRVELKDTGEIGSDAVSTVWVGETAYRARAVILSTGSAWRPLGVPGEQEYLGHGVSSCATCDGFFFRNQHIVVVGGGDSAMEEASFLTRFAESVTIIHRRDSFRASKIMAERALGNEKIKVEWNTTVEEILGDDGKVSGVRVRDVHTGQTKVLDVTGVFVAIGHDPRSELFRDQVELDDEGYVKVQAPSTRTSVPGVFAAGDVVDHTYRQAITAAGTGCAAALDAERFIATLQG